A window from Exiguobacterium marinum DSM 16307 encodes these proteins:
- a CDS encoding P-loop NTPase: MLTVEQVREELAGLVDPTINRTLGDTAGVKDIRIKEDYVSVKVALGQTGSGEQLQLQQEIVTLLKGKGFKTVGLRFEALNDESLKEATKPAILRENSGTTFIAIASGKGGVGKSTVSVNLAVALARAGKKVGLIDADIYGFSVPDMLGIEERPVVRGEKIIPVERFGVKVISMGFFVEDNAPVIWRGPMLGKMLNNFFNDVEWGDLDYLLLDLPPGTGDVALDIHSMLPSCQELIVTTPHATAAFVAARAGAMAIKTNHKLLGIIENMAYFESKLTGEKEYVFGYGGGEKLSEALKSKLLAQIPLGQPYDNEEDFAPSVYRDGHPFEHTYDELAQAVIKQIEG, encoded by the coding sequence ATGCTTACAGTAGAGCAAGTACGCGAGGAATTGGCGGGGCTCGTTGATCCAACGATCAACCGAACGCTTGGAGATACAGCGGGGGTAAAAGACATCCGCATTAAAGAAGATTATGTCAGTGTAAAAGTGGCACTCGGACAAACAGGGAGCGGGGAACAGCTTCAATTACAACAAGAGATTGTCACATTGCTCAAGGGGAAAGGCTTTAAGACGGTTGGACTTCGCTTTGAAGCATTGAACGACGAAAGTTTGAAGGAAGCGACAAAGCCGGCGATTCTTCGTGAGAATTCAGGGACGACATTTATCGCCATCGCTTCAGGTAAGGGTGGCGTAGGGAAATCTACAGTGTCTGTCAACTTAGCGGTCGCGCTTGCGCGAGCGGGCAAGAAGGTTGGATTGATCGATGCGGACATTTACGGATTTAGTGTTCCGGATATGCTTGGCATCGAAGAACGACCAGTTGTTCGCGGCGAAAAGATCATTCCAGTCGAGCGTTTCGGTGTGAAGGTCATTTCAATGGGCTTTTTCGTTGAAGACAATGCACCCGTTATCTGGCGTGGACCGATGCTCGGAAAAATGTTAAATAACTTCTTCAATGACGTCGAGTGGGGCGACCTAGACTATCTATTGCTCGACTTACCGCCAGGAACGGGGGATGTCGCACTTGATATCCATTCGATGCTCCCATCATGCCAGGAGTTGATTGTGACGACACCTCACGCGACAGCTGCTTTCGTTGCTGCTCGTGCTGGGGCAATGGCGATTAAAACGAACCATAAACTACTAGGTATCATTGAGAACATGGCTTATTTCGAAAGTAAACTGACAGGCGAAAAAGAATACGTATTCGGTTATGGTGGTGGAGAAAAACTATCAGAAGCACTGAAGAGTAAGTTGCTTGCTCAAATTCCGCTTGGCCAACCGTATGACAATGAAGAGGACTTCGCACCTTCTGTCTATCGGGATGGTCATCCATTTGAGCATACGTATGACGAGTTAGCGCAAGCAGTCATTAAACAAATAGAAGGGTGA
- the rpsI gene encoding 30S ribosomal protein S9, whose translation MADVRYYGTGRRKHSVARVHLVAGDGKVVVNGRDISEYFGHETLIMMAKSPLVLTETEGKYDVIVNVNGGGYTGQAGAIRHGVSRALLQADPEFRPSLKEKGFLTRDARMKERKKYGLKAARRAPQFSKR comes from the coding sequence ATGGCAGATGTACGTTACTACGGAACAGGCCGCCGCAAACACTCGGTGGCTCGCGTTCACCTCGTTGCAGGTGACGGTAAAGTTGTTGTAAATGGCCGCGATATCTCAGAATACTTCGGTCATGAGACTTTGATCATGATGGCTAAATCACCACTCGTATTGACTGAAACAGAAGGGAAATACGATGTAATCGTTAACGTTAACGGTGGTGGATATACTGGACAAGCTGGAGCGATTCGCCACGGTGTATCACGTGCGCTTCTTCAAGCGGACCCAGAATTCCGTCCAAGCCTCAAAGAAAAAGGCTTCTTAACTCGTGACGCTCGTATGAAAGAACGTAAAAAATACGGTCTTAAAGCAGCACGTCGCGCACCACAATTCTCGAAGCGTTAA
- the truA gene encoding tRNA pseudouridine(38-40) synthase TruA, giving the protein MRRIKLTVAYDGTNYAGYQVQPNGNTVQAEIETVLARMHRQPVKIVASGRTDAGVHALGQVIHFDTSLQMPAERFVKALNAMLPDDIHVKQAEEADALFHARYGAKRKEYRYYIRKTEDPFRRHYAATVTYTLNLESMCQAMKLLVGTHDFTSFSVTKAEVEDRVRTIYETEVLEVDDEIIFRFVGSGFLYNQVRIMVGTVIEIGRGKYEPADIAQMLEARDRRMAGITAPPHGLYLWNVNYEKVD; this is encoded by the coding sequence ATGAGACGAATTAAATTGACAGTTGCCTATGACGGGACCAACTATGCGGGATATCAAGTACAACCGAACGGCAATACGGTTCAGGCTGAGATTGAGACGGTGTTAGCACGCATGCATCGTCAACCGGTAAAAATCGTCGCTTCAGGTCGTACAGACGCCGGCGTCCATGCCTTAGGACAAGTGATTCACTTTGATACGTCGCTACAGATGCCTGCGGAACGATTCGTCAAAGCGCTAAACGCGATGTTGCCGGATGATATCCATGTCAAACAGGCTGAAGAGGCTGATGCTCTGTTCCATGCTCGCTACGGGGCCAAGCGAAAAGAATATCGCTACTATATTCGTAAGACCGAGGACCCGTTTCGACGACACTATGCTGCGACCGTTACTTACACGCTAAACCTAGAGTCGATGTGTCAAGCAATGAAGCTGTTAGTAGGAACACATGACTTCACTTCGTTCTCAGTGACGAAGGCGGAGGTCGAGGATCGTGTTCGTACTATCTATGAAACGGAAGTGTTAGAAGTAGATGATGAGATCATATTTCGTTTCGTGGGTTCTGGCTTTTTGTACAATCAAGTGCGAATTATGGTAGGGACAGTCATCGAGATAGGGCGAGGCAAGTATGAGCCTGCCGACATCGCACAAATGTTGGAGGCGAGAGACCGCCGTATGGCGGGAATAACCGCGCCCCCGCATGGTTTATATTTGTGGAATGTGAATTATGAAAAAGTAGATTGA
- the rocF gene encoding arginase encodes MQWSYIHVPLRYGQGKLGVDQGPMKLNELGMEKLLPTGTVKQTIRVLPESEIRENEEHLKRVDGVLHTVTELAEVIDSEIRANRFPLIVGGDHSMAIGTLAGLAKTGPFGVIWVDAHADLNTGDTSPSGNIHGMPLAAAMGMGDIRLTEVGGRDSKLSPNHLVYIALRDIDEGEINEINRLGIKVITVEEVRTRGVDVIMQEALSYLRERVDRFYISFDMDSLDASLVPGTGTPVDGGLTEVEAKAILKEAMQAEDLIAVELVELNPALDRDDMTAQLAYRLCETIIKSKENLLLEGETV; translated from the coding sequence ATGCAATGGTCATATATTCATGTACCACTTCGTTATGGTCAGGGGAAACTTGGGGTCGATCAAGGACCGATGAAGTTGAACGAACTAGGGATGGAGAAACTTCTTCCAACAGGGACGGTTAAACAAACGATACGCGTGTTACCGGAATCTGAAATTCGTGAAAATGAAGAACATTTGAAGCGGGTAGATGGTGTATTGCACACTGTTACGGAATTGGCAGAAGTGATAGATAGCGAAATTAGAGCGAATCGATTCCCATTGATCGTTGGGGGCGATCATAGTATGGCAATCGGCACACTCGCAGGACTAGCAAAAACGGGACCATTTGGTGTCATTTGGGTAGATGCCCACGCTGACTTGAATACGGGGGATACCTCACCATCTGGTAATATTCATGGAATGCCACTTGCTGCAGCTATGGGGATGGGGGATATACGTCTGACAGAAGTAGGTGGGCGTGATTCGAAGTTATCGCCAAATCATTTGGTGTATATTGCCCTTCGTGATATCGATGAAGGAGAAATAAACGAAATCAATCGACTCGGTATAAAAGTCATTACCGTAGAAGAAGTTCGTACGCGTGGGGTCGATGTGATCATGCAAGAGGCGCTCAGCTATCTTCGTGAACGAGTAGACCGTTTTTATATCAGTTTTGATATGGACAGTCTCGATGCGTCACTCGTTCCGGGTACAGGAACACCGGTTGATGGTGGTCTAACAGAAGTCGAGGCCAAAGCGATTTTAAAAGAAGCGATGCAGGCAGAAGATTTGATTGCCGTAGAGCTCGTCGAATTGAATCCGGCATTAGACCGGGACGACATGACGGCTCAATTGGCCTACCGTCTGTGTGAAACGATTATAAAATCTAAAGAAAACCTGTTATTGGAAGGCGAAACCGTCTGA
- the rplM gene encoding 50S ribosomal protein L13 translates to MRTTFMAKASEVERKWLLIDAEGKTLGRLTSEVASLLRGKHKPTFTPHVDCGDHVIIINAEKIKLTGNKLNDKIYYRHSGHPGGLKSQTAKELLAKRPERMLELAIKGMLPKGSLGRQQFNKLHVYAGTEHKHEAQKPEVYELRG, encoded by the coding sequence ATGCGCACAACATTCATGGCTAAAGCATCTGAAGTAGAACGCAAATGGCTCCTTATCGACGCAGAAGGCAAAACACTTGGTCGTTTGACTAGTGAAGTAGCTTCACTTCTTCGCGGTAAGCACAAGCCGACTTTCACACCACACGTTGATTGCGGAGACCACGTCATCATCATCAACGCTGAGAAAATCAAATTGACTGGTAACAAGTTGAATGACAAGATCTACTACCGTCATTCAGGTCATCCAGGCGGCTTGAAATCACAAACTGCAAAAGAGCTTCTCGCAAAACGTCCAGAGCGTATGCTTGAACTCGCGATCAAAGGGATGCTTCCAAAAGGATCACTCGGTCGTCAACAATTCAACAAACTCCACGTTTACGCTGGAACTGAACACAAGCATGAAGCACAAAAACCAGAAGTTTACGAACTTCGCGGTTAA
- the sigW gene encoding RNA polymerase sigma factor SigW, producing MERLTTRLVDELRAGNHDSFAELVELYKDGVFAIAYKILYDRGEAEDAAQEAFIRAYTRIDTYDAQYKFKTWLYRITTNVAIDRLRKRKPEYSMDAEIAGTDGLTYQDHLADEAPQPDAQVVHREIRSEMHEAIKQLPDKYRIPLLLKYVDDLSLKEISVMIDMPVATVKTRIFRGREMLKTIFQNREGFN from the coding sequence ATGGAACGGCTGACCACCCGTTTGGTTGACGAATTGAGGGCGGGGAATCACGATTCGTTTGCCGAGCTGGTAGAACTATACAAGGATGGCGTCTTTGCAATCGCCTATAAAATTTTGTATGATCGTGGCGAAGCGGAAGACGCTGCCCAAGAAGCATTCATACGTGCATATACACGAATTGATACGTATGATGCGCAATACAAGTTCAAAACATGGCTCTATCGAATTACGACGAACGTTGCCATCGATCGATTGAGGAAACGGAAACCGGAGTATTCAATGGATGCAGAAATTGCGGGTACAGACGGTTTGACTTATCAAGACCACTTAGCTGATGAAGCACCTCAACCCGATGCCCAAGTGGTTCATCGCGAAATTCGAAGTGAGATGCATGAAGCCATCAAACAACTTCCGGACAAATACCGCATTCCCTTACTATTAAAATATGTGGATGATTTGTCGCTAAAAGAAATTAGCGTGATGATTGACATGCCGGTCGCAACAGTTAAAACAAGGATCTTCCGGGGAAGAGAAATGTTAAAAACAATCTTTCAAAATAGGGAGGGGTTCAATTGA
- a CDS encoding KinB-signaling pathway activation protein: protein MFWTTLVFGTLFGFLMNLLANPGYLVSQSWEAIVTALSYSSTWTGISMMGFFAYLIIHRVGLDLFRGPRLWNRVQVLLIAFAIFDAVYLRMLAFGNDHMWRYIGEMLVLLIVAWVVAASKAKQTNMSAFIPTLFLMTVITLIEWIPALQTTDEIPLLWPALATLVFANAYQVLMLHRFQQTGQVTEPASSEVAKKKTKKQMPSKSS, encoded by the coding sequence TTGTTTTGGACAACGCTCGTTTTTGGGACGTTGTTCGGGTTCCTTATGAACTTGTTAGCGAACCCGGGTTATTTAGTCAGTCAGTCTTGGGAGGCAATTGTCACTGCGCTTAGTTACTCGAGCACATGGACCGGGATCAGTATGATGGGCTTCTTCGCCTATTTGATCATCCATCGGGTCGGTCTTGATTTATTCCGAGGGCCACGTCTATGGAATCGCGTCCAGGTGTTGTTAATCGCCTTTGCGATCTTTGATGCCGTTTATTTACGGATGCTCGCATTTGGAAATGATCACATGTGGCGTTATATCGGCGAGATGCTTGTGTTATTAATTGTCGCTTGGGTAGTTGCTGCGAGTAAAGCGAAACAAACGAATATGAGTGCTTTCATCCCGACACTTTTCTTAATGACCGTCATTACTTTGATTGAATGGATTCCGGCCCTTCAAACAACGGATGAAATTCCATTACTCTGGCCGGCCCTTGCAACATTAGTGTTCGCGAATGCCTATCAAGTATTGATGCTTCATCGCTTTCAACAGACGGGGCAAGTCACTGAACCGGCTTCGTCTGAAGTGGCGAAGAAAAAAACGAAAAAGCAGATGCCGTCTAAGTCATCATAA